The genomic segment TACCCCGATGCTTTTCCACCATGTCTAGCTGAGCTTCTTCCACCAAACAATTAGTGCCATCGCTGCCTTAACGGATAATTTTCCACTATCATTTGATTTTACGCCAAAGTCAGTGGAAATTTTTCAGCTAATTTTAATTTTTCTGCCACACACAGCTGAACTTATGATACAATAAAGGCGGCAAGGTAGTTTTGAGAATTCAAGCCTCTGAGCCGCCTTCAAAGTTTGCCTTTGGCAAACTTGTGATATCGCCATGATACAATAAGAAAACGGGACGACCGCAAGAATCCCGCAAGGATTATTCTACTACATATGAACGGAGACATACCTCTATGAAAACCAGCGATTTTTATTTTGATCTGCCTGAAGAACTCATTGCTCAGGTTCCTCTGCCAAACCGCACAGATTCACGGCTTTTGGTTTTAGATAAAGAGACCGGTGCGATTACGCACAGTCATTTTCATCAGCTGGATCAATTTTTACGCCCCGGCGATCGTCTCGTATTAAACGATACGAAGGTTTTACCCGCCCGGCTCATTGGGCGCCGCATAGATACGGCAGCTCAGGTGGAGATTCTTCTGCTTAAACGGCTCAGTGCTGATGAAATTCATGCACAGCAATTACCTGATGGCTGCATTTGGGAAGCGCTGGCCGGCCCGGGCAAACGGGCCCGCCTTGGTCATCAGCTGACCTTTGGCGATGGCCGTTTGAAGGCTGAAGTTGTTCGGGTTCTTCCCGATGGGAACCGTTTGGTTCAGTTCAAATTTGAGGGCATTTTTGAGGAAATATTAGATGAACTCGGTCAAATGCCGCTTCCTCCTTATATCCACGAAAAATTAGAAGATCGGGACCGGTATCAGACTGTCTATGCCCGTGAAGAAGGCTCTGCTGCTGCTCCTACGGCCGGTCTCCACTTTACTAA from the Lachnospiraceae bacterium genome contains:
- the queA gene encoding tRNA preQ1(34) S-adenosylmethionine ribosyltransferase-isomerase QueA, producing MKTSDFYFDLPEELIAQVPLPNRTDSRLLVLDKETGAITHSHFHQLDQFLRPGDRLVLNDTKVLPARLIGRRIDTAAQVEILLLKRLSADEIHAQQLPDGCIWEALAGPGKRARLGHQLTFGDGRLKAEVVRVLPDGNRLVQFKFEGIFEEILDELGQMPLPPYIHEKLEDRDRYQTVYAREEGSAAAPTAGLHFTKELLASLQEHGIDISFVTLHVGLGTFRPVKADQIEDHVMHREIYHIDEATAQAINETKRKGGRIIAVGTTSCRTLESAAVSPGVIQSGSSETGIFIYPGYQFKILDALITNFHLPESTLIMLVSALAGREHTLNAYQKAVQEKYRFFSFGDAMFIQ